A part of Setaria viridis chromosome 8, Setaria_viridis_v4.0, whole genome shotgun sequence genomic DNA contains:
- the LOC117833036 gene encoding beta-D-xylosidase 1 has protein sequence MRRRTLLLLLLAVLLAATAPAATARAAFACAPGGPATSLPFCRRSLPLRARARDFVSRLTRAEKVRLLVNNAAGVPRLGVAGYEWLSGALHGVSVRGPGVRFGGAFPQVIGTAAALNASLWELIGRNTSEVVVFMEYWRTEWEWRSCVFVDGGGRSSYAYDAGIQCFARLLLL, from the exons atgcggcgccgcaccctcctcctcctcctcctagccgTCCTGCTggccgcgacggcgccggcggcgacggcgcgagcGGCGTTCGCGTGCGCCCCGGGCGGCCCCGCGACGTCGCTGCCGTTCTGCCGTCGGTCGCTGCCGCTGCGGGCCCGCGCCCGCGACTTCGTGTCCCGGCTCACCCGCGCCGAGAAGGTGCGGCTGCTGGTGAACAACGCGGCCGGGGTGCCCCGGCTGGGCGTGGCCGGGTACGAGTGGTTGTCGGGGGCGCTGCACGGCGTGTCGGTCAGGGGTCCGGGCGTGCGGTTCGGCGGCGCGTTCCCGCAGGTCATCggcaccgccgcggcgctcAACGCCTCGCTCTGGGAGCTCATCGGGCGG AACACTTCTGAGGTGGTGGTCTTCATGGAGTATTGGAGAACGGAGTGGGAGTGGAGGTCTTGTGTCTTCGTTGATGGTGGTGGTCGTTCTTCTTATGCTTATGATGCTGGTATCCAATGCTTTGCTCggcttctccttttatag